The following coding sequences are from one Macaca mulatta isolate MMU2019108-1 chromosome 7, T2T-MMU8v2.0, whole genome shotgun sequence window:
- the IVD gene encoding isovaleryl-CoA dehydrogenase, mitochondrial isoform X5, whose protein sequence is MATATGLLRWRVASWRLRPPLAGFVSQRAHSLLPVDDAINGLSEEQRQLRQTMAKFLQEHLAPKAQEIDCSNEFKNLREFWKQLGNLGVLGITAPVQYGGSGLGYLEHVLVMEEISRASGAVGLSYGAHSNLCVNQLVRNGNEAQKEKYLPKLTSGEYIGALAMSEPNSGSDVVSMKLKAEKKGDHYVLNGNKSWITNGPDADVLIVYAKTDLAATPASRGITAFIVEKGMPGFSTSKKLDKLGMRGSDTCELIFEDCKVPAANILGHENKGVYVLMSGLDLERLVLAGGPLGLMQAVLDHTIPYLHVREAFGQKIGHFQLMQGKMADMYTRLMACRQYVYNVAKACDEGHCTAKDCAGVILYSAECATQVALDGIQCFGQTLSTQHPPGREGETQGQKSLEQVSTARELRCKILLPELTPRVLLSQLASRISDQKLPFLKILLCSPRPLGQSSLAGFTKLRWPYPPLRPHLLPHPYTTALHLC, encoded by the exons CTTCGTCAGACCATGGCTAAGTTCCTTCAGGAGCACCTGGCCCCCAAGGCCCAGGAGATTGATTGCAGCAATGAGTTCAAGAACCTGCGA GAGTTTTGGAAGCAGCTGGGGAACCTGGGCGTATTGGGCATCACAGCCCCTG TTCAGTATGGCGGCTCTGGCCTGGGCTACCTGGAGCATGTGCTGGTGATGGAGGAGATATCCCGAGCTTCTGGAGCAGTGGGGCTCAGTTACGGTGCCCACTCCAACCTTTGCGTCAACCAGCTTGTGCGCAATGGGAATGAGGCCCAGAAAGAGAAGTATCTCCCAAAG CTGACCAGTGGTGAGTACATCGGAGCCCTGGCTATGAGTGAGCCCAATTCAGGCTCTGACGTTGTCTCTATGAAGCTCAAAGCAGAAAAGAAAG GAGAtcactatgtcctgaatggcaacAAGTCCTGGATCACTAATGGCCCTGATGCTGACGTCCTGATTGTCTATGCCAAGACAGATCTGGCTGCTACGCCGGCTTCTCGGGGCATCACGGCCTTCATTGTAGAGAAG GGTATGCCTGGCTTTAGCACCTCTAAGAAGCTGGACAAGCTGGGGATGAGGGGCTCTGACACCTGTGAGCTAatctttgaagactgtaaggTTCCTG CTGCCAACATCCTGGGCCATGAGAATAAGGGTGTCTACGTGCTGATGAGTGGGCTGGACCTGGAGCGGCTGGTGCTGGCCGGGGGGCCTCTCGG GCTCATGCAAGCGGTCCTGGACCACACCATTCCCTACCTGCACGTGAGGGAAGCCTTTGGCCAGAAGATCGGCCACTTCCAG TTGATGCAGGGGAAGATGGCTGACATGTACACCCGCCTCATGGCATGTCGGCAGTACGTCTACAATGTTGCCAAGGCCTGCGATGAGGGCCACTGCACTGCCAAG GACTGTGCAGGTGTGATTCTTTACTCAGCTGAGTGCGCCACACAGGTAGCCCTGGATGGCATTCAGTGTTTTG GGCAGACCCTTTCCACCCAACACCCACCTGGGAGGGAGGGCGAGACCCAAGGTCAGAAGTCCCTGGAACAGGTGAGCACTGCGAGGGAACTGAGATGcaagatcctcctgcctgaacTCACACCCCGCGTGCTGCTCTCCCAACTCGCCTCTCGGATCTCAGACCAGAAGCTTCCTTTCCTTAAAATCCTTCTATGTTCTCCAAGGCCTTTGGGACAGAGCTCCTTGGCAGGGTTTACAAAGCTTAGGTGGCCCTACCCACCTCTCCGGCCTCATCTGCTGCCTCACCCCTATACCACAGCTCTGCACCTTTGCTGA